One stretch of Pirellulales bacterium DNA includes these proteins:
- a CDS encoding TIGR01212 family radical SAM protein (This family includes YhcC from E. coli K-12, an uncharacterized radical SAM protein.), which produces MMTASLLGDDWRAAGLRYFAYNYYLRQRFGGRVQKVSLDARFTCPNVDGTVATGGCVFCDNRSFSPSRRLPRASIQGQLEQGIRFVRRRYANVARFLAYFQPATNTYAPVDQLRPLYLQALDHPDVVGLMIGTRPDCVPDDVLDLLSDLAGRTYLSVEYGMQTMHDRSLVWMNRGHDHQAFVDAVERSRGRGFEIGAHVILGLPGETRDDMLATANELARLRVDAVKIHNLYAVKNTPLAAWVESGEVRLMDRDAYVSTLVDFLERIPRDCLIERIGGDAPPDYLVGPAWCLDKPALRAAVSAEFERRDAWQGKRADG; this is translated from the coding sequence TACTTCGCCTACAATTATTACCTGCGGCAGCGGTTCGGGGGGAGGGTGCAAAAAGTAAGCCTCGATGCCCGATTCACGTGTCCAAACGTCGATGGCACGGTGGCGACCGGCGGTTGCGTCTTCTGCGACAACCGCAGTTTCAGCCCCAGCCGGCGGCTGCCGCGCGCGTCGATTCAGGGCCAGTTGGAGCAAGGCATCCGCTTTGTCCGGCGCCGCTACGCGAACGTGGCCCGCTTTCTGGCTTACTTTCAGCCCGCCACCAACACCTACGCTCCCGTCGATCAGCTTCGCCCGCTTTACCTGCAGGCCCTCGATCATCCAGACGTTGTCGGACTGATGATCGGCACGCGGCCCGATTGCGTGCCCGATGACGTTCTCGATTTGTTGTCCGACCTGGCCGGCCGGACGTATCTCTCGGTCGAGTACGGCATGCAGACGATGCACGACCGTTCGCTGGTTTGGATGAACCGCGGTCACGACCACCAGGCGTTCGTCGATGCCGTTGAGCGGAGCCGGGGGCGGGGCTTCGAGATCGGCGCTCATGTGATCCTGGGCCTGCCCGGCGAGACGCGCGATGACATGCTGGCCACGGCCAACGAGCTGGCCCGGCTGCGGGTCGATGCGGTCAAAATCCACAACCTTTACGCCGTGAAGAACACGCCGCTGGCGGCCTGGGTGGAGTCGGGCGAAGTCCGTTTGATGGACCGCGATGCCTATGTCTCGACGCTGGTCGATTTTTTGGAACGCATTCCGCGCGACTGCCTGATCGAACGCATCGGCGGCGACGCCCCGCCCGATTACCTGGTGGGTCCCGCCTGGTGCCTTGATAAGCCGGCGTTGCGCGCCGCGGTAAGCGCCGAGTTCGAGCGCCGCGACGCCTGGCAGGGGAAGCGGGCCGATGGATGA